One segment of Argiope bruennichi chromosome 11, qqArgBrue1.1, whole genome shotgun sequence DNA contains the following:
- the LOC129956940 gene encoding histone H1-III-like: MSEETAAAPATPATATPKKKAKSGATKSKPNPPTHPKVSEMVVKSITTLKERGGSSLQAIKKHISSQYKVDIDRLTPFIKKYLKSAVAAGTLVQTKGKGANGSFKLSASGQKTKEPKKIVKKPKKEGAASPKKAKAPAKKTAKPKEKAEKKKKPAAAKKATAGAKKVAKPKSPKKAKATKPKAPKPKKLKSPKKAAPKKASKK, from the coding sequence ATGTCCGAGGAAACAGCCGCTGCCCCTGCAACTCCAGCCACTGCCACGCCtaagaaaaaggcaaaaagtgGCGCAACCAAATCGAAACCTAATCCTCCAACTCATCCCAAGGTTTCCGAAATGGTTGTGAAATCCATCACCACTCTGAAAGAGCGAGGTGGCTCTTCACTGCAAGCTATCAAAAAGCACATCAGCAGTCAGTACAAAGTCGACATCGACCGTTTGACtcctttcatcaaaaaatatttgaaaagcgcTGTCGCTGCTGGAACTCTGGTTCAAACCAAAGGAAAGGGAGCTAACGGTTCATTCAAGCTGAGTGCATCCGGTCAGAAAACCAAGGAGCCAAAGAAAATCGTGAAAAAGCCTAAAAAGGAAGGAGCTGCTTCTCCAAAGAAAGCAAAAGCCCCTGCTAAGAAAACGGCCAAGCCGAAGGAAAAAGCAGAGAAAAAGAAGAAGCCTGCTGCTGCTAAGAAAGCCACTGCTGGGGCTAAAAAAGTAGCCAAACCCAAATCTCCTAAGAAGGCAAAGGCTACAAAGCCAAAAGCTCCCAAGCCCAAGAAATTAAAATCACCCAAAAAAGCAGCTCCAAAAAAAGCTTCAAAGAAGTAA
- the LOC129956948 gene encoding histone H2A: MSGRGKGGKVKGKSKTRSSRAGLQFPVGRIHRLLRKGNYAERVGAGAPVYLAAVLEYLAAEVLELAGNAARDNKKTRIIPRHLQLAIRNDEELNKLLSGVTIAQGGVLPNIQAVLLPKKTEKKA, from the coding sequence ATGTCTGGTCGTGGCAAAGGCGGTAAAGTTAAGGGAAAGAGCAAGACTCGTTCTAGCCGAGCAGGGCTTCAATTCCCTGTCGGTCGTATCCATCGACTTCTCCGAAAAGGCAATTATGCCGAACGTGTTGGAGCTGGAGCACCCGTGTACCTGGCTGCCGTGTTAGAATACTTAGCTGCTGAAGTGTTGGAGTTGGCTGGTAATGCCGCCAGAGATAACAAGAAAACTAGGATCATCCCTAGACATCTCCAACTCGCCATCCGAAACGACGAGGAGTTGAACAAACTCCTTTCCGGAGTAACTATTGCTCAGGGTGGTGTATTGCCTAACATTCAAGCTGTCTTGCTCCCCAAGAAAACCGAAAAGAAAGCCTAA
- the LOC129956952 gene encoding histone H2B: MPPQASGKAVKKAGKAQKAVRAGDKKKRKKRRKESFAIYIYKVLKQVHPDTGISSKAMSIMNSFVNDIFERIAAESSRLAHYNKRSTITSREIQTAVRLLLPGELAKHAVSEGTKAVTKYTSSK; encoded by the coding sequence ATGCCTCCTCAAGCCTCTGGTAAAGCTGTGAAAAAGGCCGGAAAGGCCCAAAAGGCTGTTCGTGCCGGTGATAAGAAAAAACGCAAGAAGCGTAGGAAGGAATCTTTCGCTATTTACATCTACAAAGTCTTGAAACAGGTCCATCCTGATACCGGTATTTCCAGCAAAGCCATGTCAATCATGAACTCTTTCGTGAATGACATTTTCGAACGTATCGCAGCCGAATCTTCCCGATTAGCTCACTACAACAAAAGGAGCACAATTACCAGTCGGGAAATTCAAACAGCTGTGAGGCTTTTGTTGCCTGGCGAATTGGCCAAGCACGCTGTTTCCGAAGGAACCAAAGCTGTCACCAAGTACACTAGCTCCAAGTAA
- the LOC129956944 gene encoding histone H3 produces the protein MARTKQTARKSTGGKAPRKQLATKAARKSAPATGGVKKPHRYRPGTVALREIRRYQKSTELLIRKLPFQRLVREIAQDFKTDLRFQSSAVMALQEASEAYLVGLFEDTNLCAIHAKRVTIMPKDIQLARRIRGERA, from the coding sequence ATGGCACGTACCAAGCAGACCGCTCGTAAGAGTACTGGAGGTAAAGCCCCCAGGAAACAACTGGCTACTAAGGCCGCTCGTAAGAGCGCCCCAGCCACTGGAGGTGTTAAGAAGCCCCATCGTTACAGGCCCGGAACTGTTGCTTTGAGAGAAATCCGTCGTTATCAAAAATCCACTGAGCTCTTGATCCGAAAATTGCCATTCCAGCGTTTGGTTAGAGAAATCGCTCAGGACTTCAAAACTGATCTCCGATTCCAGAGTTCTGCTGTTATGGCTCTCCAGGAAGCTAGCGAAGCTTATTTAGTAGGCTTGTTCGAAGATACTAACTTGTGCGCTATCCACGCCAAGAGAGTAACTATCATGCCTAAGGACATTCAGCTCGCTAGACGAATTAGGGGTGAACGTGCCTAA
- the LOC129956846 gene encoding uncharacterized protein LOC129956846, whose product MSGRGKGGKGLGKGGAKRHRKVLRDNIQGITKPAIRRLARRGGVKRISGLIYEETRGVLKVFLENVIRDAVTYTEHAKRKTVTAMDVVYALKRQGRTLYGFGAFFGAAFLGDFNFLGLGAFGFVAFAFLGDLGLATFLAPAVAFLAAAGFFFFSAFSFGLAVFLAGAFAFFGEAAPSFLGFFTIFFGSLSVMARTKQTARKSTGGKAPRKQLATKAARKSAPATGGVKKPHRYRPGTVALREIRRYQKSTELLIRKLPFQRLVREIAQDFKTDLRFQSSAVMALQEASEAYLVGLFEDTNLCAIHAKRVTIMPKDIQLARRIRGERQDSLNVRQYTTLSNSYSGKEFVQLLVVSDVMSGRGKGGKGLGKGGAKRHRKVLRDNIQGITKPAIRRLARRGGVKRISGLIYEETRGVLKVFLENVIRDAVTYTEHAKRKTVTAMDVVYALKRQGRTLYGFGG is encoded by the exons ATGTCTGGTCGAGGTAAAGGAGGCAAGGGTCTTGGAAAGGGGGGTGCCAAAAGGCATCGTAAAGTTCTTCGTGATAACATCCAGGGTATTACAAAACCCGCAATCAGGCGTTTAGCTAGACGTGGCGGAGTCAAACGTATTTCTGGTTTGATTTACGAAGAGACTCGAGGTGTGCTCAAAGTTTTCTTGGAAAATGTCATTCGAGATGCTGTCACCTACACCGAGCATGCTAAAAGGAAAACTGTCACTGCTATGGATGTTGTGTATGCCCTAAAGAGGCAAGGACGTACCTTGTACGGTTTCGGAG CTTTTTTTGGAGCTGCTTTTTTGGGTGATTTTAATTTCTTGGGCTTGGGAGCTTTTGGCTTTGTAGCCTTTGCCTTCTTAGGAGATTTGGGTTTGGCTACTTTTTTAGCCCCAGCAGTGGCTTTCTTAGCAGCAGCAGGCTTCTTCTTTTTCTCTGCTTTTTCCTTCGGCTTGGCCGTTTTCTTAGCAGGGGCTTTTGCTTTCTTTGGAGAAGCAGCTCCTTCCTTTTTAGGCTTTTTCACGATTTTCTTTGGCTCCTTG TCAGTCATGGCACGTACCAAGCAGACCGCTCGTAAGAGTACTGGAGGTAAAGCCCCCAGGAAACAACTGGCTACTAAGGCCGCTCGTAAGAGCGCCCCAGCCACTGGAGGTGTTAAGAAGCCCCATCGTTACAGGCCCGGAACTGTTGCTTTGAGAGAAATCCGTCGTTATCAAAAATCCACTGAGCTCTTGATCCGAAAATTGCCATTCCAGCGTTTGGTTAGAGAAATCGCTCAGGACTTCAAAACTGATCTCCGATTCCAGAGTTCTGCTGTTATGGCTCTCCAGGAAGCTAGCGAAGCTTATTTAGTAGGCTTGTTCGAAGATACTAACTTGTGCGCTATCCACGCCAAGAGAGTAACTATCATGCCTAAGGACATTCAGCTCGCTAGACGAATTAGGGGTGAACGT CAAGACAGCTTGAATGTTAGGCAATACACCACCCTGAGCAATAGTTACTCCGGAAAGGAGTTTGTTCAACTCCTCGTCGTTTCGGATG TCATGTCTGGTCGAGGTAAAGGAGGCAAGGGTCTTGGAAAGGGGGGTGCCAAAAGGCATCGTAAAGTTCTTCGTGATAACATCCAGGGTATTACAAAACCCGCAATCAGGCGTTTAGCTAGACGTGGCGGAGTCAAACGTATTTCTGGTTTGATTTACGAAGAGACTCGAGGTGTGCTCAAAGTTTTCTTGGAAAATGTCATTCGAGATGCTGTCACCTACACCGAGCATGCTAAAAGGAAAACTGTCACTGCTATGGATGTTGTGTATGCCCTAAAGAGGCAAGGACGTACCTTGTACGGTTTCGGAGGTTAA
- the LOC129956847 gene encoding histone H3-like: MARTKQTARKSTGGKAPRKQLATKAARKSAPATGGVKKPHRYRPGTVALREIRRYQKSTELLIRKLPFQRLVREIAQDFKTDLRFQSSAVMALQEASEAYLVGLFEDTNLCAIHAKRVTIMPKDIQLARRIRGERQDSLNVRQYTTLSNSYSGKEFVQLLVVSDVMSGRGKGGKGLGKGGAKRHRKVLRDNIQGITKPAIRRLARRGGVKRISGLIYEETRGVLKVFLENVIRDAVTYTEHAKRKTVTAMDVVYALKRQGRTLYGFGG, translated from the exons ATGGCACGTACCAAGCAGACCGCTCGTAAGAGTACTGGAGGTAAAGCCCCCAGGAAACAACTGGCTACTAAGGCCGCTCGTAAGAGCGCCCCAGCCACTGGAGGTGTTAAGAAGCCCCATCGTTACAGGCCCGGAACTGTTGCTTTGAGAGAAATCCGTCGTTATCAAAAATCCACTGAGCTCTTGATCCGAAAATTGCCATTCCAGCGTTTGGTTAGAGAAATCGCTCAGGACTTCAAAACTGATCTCCGATTCCAGAGTTCTGCTGTTATGGCTCTCCAGGAAGCTAGCGAAGCTTATTTAGTAGGCTTGTTCGAAGATACTAACTTGTGCGCTATCCACGCCAAGAGAGTAACTATCATGCCTAAGGACATTCAGCTCGCTAGACGAATTAGGGGTGAACGT CAAGACAGCTTGAATGTTAGGCAATACACCACCCTGAGCAATAGTTACTCCGGAAAGGAGTTTGTTCAACTCCTCGTCGTTTCGGATG TCATGTCTGGTCGAGGTAAAGGAGGCAAGGGTCTTGGAAAGGGGGGTGCCAAAAGGCATCGTAAAGTTCTTCGTGATAACATCCAGGGTATTACAAAACCCGCAATCAGGCGTTTAGCTAGACGTGGCGGAGTCAAACGTATTTCTGGTTTGATTTACGAAGAGACTCGAGGTGTGCTCAAAGTTTTCTTGGAAAATGTCATTCGAGATGCTGTCACCTACACCGAGCATGCTAAAAGGAAAACTGTCACTGCTATGGATGTTGTGTATGCCCTAAAGAGGCAAGGACGTACCTTGTACGGTTTCGGAGGTTAA